Genomic segment of Dermacentor albipictus isolate Rhodes 1998 colony chromosome 5, USDA_Dalb.pri_finalv2, whole genome shotgun sequence:
aaggaggtcccggagttacaagaactgtcaaggggacctcctattagtaatttaacattgcatgaattaatacattttggcaacatagcaaagacagacatcagaaaacacgaagttaatgaaaaaagaaataaacagatACAAAAAGTTGCTTaaataattgaagttcaaaacacagcaaatgaaacagatacagcgtatgaataaataaatatgtggtaattgacacgttaatgaaacacaggaatgacacatgtcaaagaacacggggttattgcaacagataattaaaaataaatatgtgcttacaatacgcaaagtacaaatgttatataggctatgcgacaaaaaatttgaaatgtctaagaaaggattaaaaagaagacaaaggaagataAAGAATAACCAATAATAAAGGCTGTCGATACAATAGGTAAGTACAGAATCATTGAAAACTGGGAAATAGATCTGTACACAATATATACttatagtaatgaatcagtagccagtagtgtcgttagtaaatatttcttcgtctctctcctgaatgttaatgttgtgcggcaggctttaatatggggtggtagtttgttccagtatttaatggccgtaaaaagggaagtaaacattccataattagtgtttattcgagggagtaaaaaattgttgttagaggaaaatctcgtattgttagtgttggcaagagcagagttattaaatgcatctaaaattatttcatgatttagtgtgcggtatattagtaaaaccaatttgagctagagcatgtaacgtaatggtagtatttttaaggaactgaaaattggtactgcatgtgacatgtaactggagaaagtaatgatcctcgaggcttgattttgtaaatgctgtaGATGTATTATGTGCGAGCAATATGTGTTTCTCCAAACTGAGAGGCAGTATTGCAAGTGACagtgaataaatgcgtaataaagtgaagttctaacgttttgtggaaaatacgagcgcgttaggattagtactcttattccaaaggcaatttttttttgagaccatgtcagcatgcgttaaatttaagttggggatcaagtttgacgccaaggaagacaacttcatgtGCAGGTGAGAGAACATGAGTTTGTAAGACGAGTGGTGGCGCAGGTGCGATGACGCGTTTATgtgtatgaaaaagcataaactgagttttcgaagggttgatgtgaagtttgttactTGTGCACCACGCAGATAAGTTGCTTAGGTCAGAATTTAGTCGTTTTATTACAGCATTTACGCATTTGCTATGAGTAAATATAgtcgtgtcgtcagcatatagaatagatgaagtactggttaaacagtgaggaagatcattaatgtacaccaggaaaagtaaagggcctaaaagtgagccttgtgggacacccctagTGACTGGTTTAGTACGTGAAAGTGAACCTCCGAAATTTACAACTTGAGTTCTGTTAGTCAAATAACTGCGGATGAGCGTAAGAGCTGGGCCACGAATGCCCAGAGCTTCTAACTTGTAAGAAAGGATGTTATGACAGATGGTGTCAAACGCTTTATTGAAGTCAATGAAAACTGAACCAAAAATATGGGAGTTGTCAagggcatgttttattttgtcagtgAAAGATGTTATAGCTGTTTCAGTCGAATAACCTTTACGAAACCCGTGTTGTTCAGGCGAGAAAAGATTAAATTTGTGAAAGTAGTTTGTTAAGCGGGTTACGAGTAGTTTCTCAATGACTTTGCTAAAAAAAGATAGCATACAGATAGGACGGTAGTTTGAAATTAATTCTTTGTTACCTTTTTTTAATATGGGAGTTATTTTACCGTGTTTTAATTCATCGGGGAAAACGCCTGTTATGAACATGCAGTTAACAATGTGTGCGAGTACATCGGCGATATGGGATGATACTAATTTGATTTtagaagggtgtaaattatcaaGGCCGGGACCTGTAGTTCGTAAACTAGCGATTGAATCAGATACTTCTTTGGGTGATGTAGGGAACAAGTAAAATGAATAAGGAGTTTGCATGAGTACTGGCTGTGGTATACTGTCTAGTGAATGATCATGTGTAGGACAGAAAAAACTATTGAATTCATTTGCGATGTCAGTGGCTTCCACTACTACCCTTGTTCCTGTATTAAGTTGGTTCAGTGCGTGGTTTGGTGAAGACAGATGAAGAAATGACCTATCCCAGGTATCCCAGGTTTTCCGGGTGTTATTTGTGTGTTTAACAACCATTGTCTTGAAGTAGGAACGCTTGGCTTCTTTCAAGAGTCTGGTAAGTGTGTTAGAATAAGTTATGTACCTTGACTTTAAAGTTACATTAAAAGGTTGGCGTTTTAATTTTTTGTGGAGGTTATCacgttttttaatactttttaagAGGGATCCCGTTATCCATGGGTTTCTAGGGGCAGAGAACCAGAGAGTATGTTGTGTTAGGTTAGTACACTCCGAGTACACGCTTTTAACTTTGTTGTTAAATTGTTCGAATGCTAGGATTGGGTCTGTTATAGAAAGAATCGGGTTCCAGTCTATTTCAGCAATTTGACTAATGAACTTAGTGGTGTGAAAGTTTGCCGTTTTTATGTTTCGTTGGTATGGTGTGTTAATAGACTTTAATAGAACGAATATGGGATAGTGGTCTTATGGGAACAGTGACTATGCAAGCACAATGCTCTAGGTGTAAGTTTGATAATACATGATCTATTAAAGTGTGAGATCCGGACGGAGGACATCTTGTGGGTACGGTTATTAATGAATCTAGGCCATATCCCGCATAGCAGTTGGTATAATTAGAGCAATGACTATCATTGGGGTTAGTAATATCTATGTTTATGTCACCGAGGATgacaacatttttgttttcgtttgcaaTGATGTTCAAGATAGCATCTAGTTGAGAACAAAAGTTTGCAGAGCAAGATGATGGAGAATGGTATACTGATCCAATTATTGTGTTTCTAGTGTTAGCTGAAAGAAAAGTTTTATCGATTCCAAAAATACAGATTCAACGTTAGGGCAAGAGAAAGATAGATCATGGCGACGGTGATATGGATGGTTATCTTGGACAAGAATTGCTGAACCACCATACCGAACATCCTTACGGACACATACTTCCATTGTGTATCCGCGTATACCAAATAGCTTGCTATCAGCGTTTGTCAGCCATACTTCTGAGAGGCAAATGATAGTGAAAGGGTTATTTAGATTAGAAAAGAAATCTATCATGTTATCATAGTTCTTTGAGAGGCTACGTATGTTGAAGTGTATCAGGGATTTATGGGTGAGCCTGCTGTTATTTAGTGAACGTTTTAGTTCTTCtgaagaaaaatacattgtttGGAATATTTATTTGATTAGATGTAAAAACGGAAGGCTTGGGCAGCTACGAGGCGATTAGCGAAAGGTCGCGTGTGCTAGAAATAACGTACACGCGGCCTCCTTCTGTCTTTCGTGCTTTGATGCAGCAGTTGTCCGTCCATAGGAATTTCCAGTTGTGCTGCTTTTTTAGTTCGAGGGCTTGAGCAAACAGACGTTTGTTGTCTGGTGTTAAGTGGTCGTTAATAAAGACCTTCACCTCTGCAGATGGAGGGAAGCCTAGAGTAGTAGTGTTTAGTCGTGCTTTTCGGGCCTTATTTATGAAATCAGTCTTCTTAGTGTGGGCACAGAAGCGTGCAATTATATGTTTATCCTTCTTCGCAGGGACGCGGTGAACAATGTCAATGTCAGATGGTGCCACAGGGCAGCCAATCTTGTCGCCGATTTTTTGGAGAACAGCGATACAATAGACCCTTTTCCTAATTCAGTCTGGCAACATTGACACAGGAGGCTCCACGTGCTGTTACTCTATGAGTTGTCCGCCATTAGTTGGTCAGTGCGAGTGGTGCGGTGTATTCGCTGGTCGCTAGGTTGACGCACAGCAGTAGCATGTCGTGGTCCAAGAGCCTCGCTGTCATACCGAAAAGCcttgatataagcaaaatagagGCGTATCGCACGTCGAGAAGCGTCGGGAACCGCAATGCACTACGCAGCCACAAGTTCGTCGCAGAAAGCTACGTCCAATGCTCGACGATTGAAACACGTTCATTCACAACGCAGTAAGTATCCTCGCTATCATTTTCTTTTCGCTTGCTTGCTAGCGTTTTTGTTGTTAAACGATACAACGACCGTTCATAAGGCACACAGGCTGATTCACATGCGTTTGCGAAGTGATATGTTGCCGTGCAGAAGGATAACGTGTCGCCCGATATGACAGCTGTAATGAATGCGTTTATGCTGGCGCCAGCAGAAGTTAACTTGTACTTCTTACTTCGATGCAGTGATTCCACGCTCGTGCGCGTACGTGCTAAGTGCTTCAGGAGCAAAAAGAAGACAGCAACACCATATGCCGTGACCGCCCTGCTGACGCACGATGGTTTTGTGAAAGAGTGTACATGCGAGTGCGCTGCTAGAGAAAACGGCACATGTCACCATGTCATGGGACTGTTGAAAGTCCTTGTGCTACTTCTTGATAACGGGTATGCAGAGGCTCCACCGGAAATGTCATGTACGGAACTGCCACAAATCTGGAGGAGGCCCCGGGGGCACAAAATACCGGCTTCTAGCGTCGACGAAATTGACTGGAGAGCCGCACGGCCAGACGGTCTTTCTTACCCGCTCCAATCGCGTCTTTATGAAGCCAGGAAAAGACCGAGGAGTGTAGATGATGTTCAGAAAGCTGCGAAGCAGTTCACAAGAGGGATGGCTGCACATACTGCGAGTCCACTTCTGGAGCACTGGCAGTCTGCAACGCTAAAGAAAGCCGACAGTTTGTTTGGCGAGACGTGTGAAGGCAGCCTCTTGTGGAGTCAGAAACCACTTGTACCACATGACTTCACCACCTATTTATGCCCAGAAATTCAGGTTGGGGTGACTACAAAGTTGACACCCATGCAGCCAGCATTTTTTCCAGAACCCTTAAACACTGTTGTGTCGTGCGTGGGCCTGCCACCAATGCAGTAGGCTGTAATCGAGGCAAGCACATACATGCATGTAGCATGCCGGCATTTAGCATGGAATAAAGCACAGGAAACATGAGAACCTTGTGCACACCTTTCGCTTCTTTGTCTTCGACCTATGTAGCATACTCTTGCTACGTGCTGCATAACTTGTGTTAACTAACCCACTTCGTCACGTTTATAACGCTTTTGCTTATTAGCAACCAAACATAATATTTACAAAGTTATGTTGACTGTGGTTATGTCTTTCTGTGCGTTAACTCTAACATGTGCTGCACCCTTACACGCAGGCTTTCGTGTGCCGTCTGTTGATGTAGCTCACCAGGTTGAACAGACCTCTTGCGAGCAGAGCCTATTCATAGCATACATGTAGCATGGAATGAAGCCAGAAAATGCAATAACATTGTGCACGACTTCCAAGTAGTGCCCGTGTGTTTTTCAACGTGTGCTCTTGCTACTCACTATATACCTTACCTATGCTAACTAACCTACATTTTCATAACACTTTCTTCTGCTTAGCAACCAAACAGTTCTATTAGTTTACAAAACTATGCTGACTCTGTTATGTCCGCTTTCTGGGTGTTAACTCTAACATGTGCTGCACCCTTATATGCAGGCTCTCATGCTGTCTGTTGATGAAGCTCGCCAGCTTGAGCAGACCTCTCGCCAGCAGAGCCAAAGTGCGACATGGAAAGCTGCTCGCAAAAACCGCTTGACTGCATCCAATTTTGGTGTTGCTGTTACACGTGAGAATTGGACAGAGAAAGGCCTGCAGAACCTCACTGCAGACCGAGAAATGTCTAGAGTCAGGGCCATCCAGTAAGTACGGGTCCAAAAACATTTTCTTGGCCAAGTTAGTTCACAACAAAGTGAAAACTATAGCACAAGAAGACAAAGTGTACAGGCGAGGCACTTCCTTGTTTACATCTGCTATGGATAATCTTGCTTCCAGTGAATCACGGTGGCTACAAGTGACTGGCACTAATGAATGTTATTAGCAGATTACACATGTGCACCTGTTGTCACACATTGATCAAAAACCTTGGAAATGGGAGTAGCTTTGCACACTATTGTCAATCAAGCTTTTAGTCGTGGGTACAGGTTGGCCTTTAATAAATATCATTTTATTAACCTGTGCTCCTCAACATCGTTACAATATTAGCATATGTATACACACCGTATGTACTGCCTAACGTCGATAGTATCACAGAATGCAAAAGACAGAACTTGCATCATGGTATTTCTTTTTCAGGTACGGAGTTTCAAGCGAAGCCATGGCTGTTCAAAAATATGAAACAACCCTCGGAACCTTCCAGCACAATATTCAGACCTTCCACTGCGGCCTTATTGTGGATCCCATGTGCCCATGGCTCGGTGCATCGCCTGATCGTGTGGTGTGGGACCCAGAGGAACCGAATCCTCATGGTATTGTCGAAGTTAAGTGCCCATATTCAATGAAAGACTTGGAAATACCAAGTACTCATGGCTCGTGCCTTGTGAAAGATAGCCACGGCACGTACAGGCTAAACCGCACCCACCATTACTATTACCAGGTGCTTGGACAGATGGCCCTTTCAGGGCTTACTTGGGCTGACTTTGTCATGTATGCTCCACAGTTTCTGGTTGTCGAAAGAATTCGATTCATTGAAAGTGaatggcagaaatgcaaaaaTAGGTTGGACAGCTTTTATTTTTCCACACTTCTGCCGTACttggcaaaaacatgcagtacgAACAGTGGATGTTGAATTCAAGATATTACGAAATGAATGAGCATTTTTGTATTTATTAATAAAGTTGTGATACTATTGACAGTGCCTTGTATCCTTTTCTTGTAACGAGTACTAAAGCCATGTGCTCATTGCTTTGGCCATGCTAGCTTGGCAGTCACTGCGAAGGTTATGTAGTACTGAACTGACACCTTGCACATCACTGCAGCAAGATTGTTGCTGCTGCAGATCCTAGGTTGCTATTAAAGGACTTTGAAGATTGCTTAAGAATGCACACAATGCCCAAATTTCATTAATGATCGGTGCAATTGACAGTGGGATGGGCCTGTCGAAAATATGAAATGCCTTAATACGTTGAATGCGCCGCTCGACATGTATTCTGAGACTTGCAATGTCCTCTGTTTGTCTAACTTCTTCAGTAAAGTGCTGTCTCCGAAGGAAAGGGGGTATGTTCAACGCAACTCCTTTTGCACTGAGCAGGTCCTGTACCTTAAAGCCCTTGTCGGCCATTACCGAGTCGCCAGGCTCAAACTCGAGTTTTAAAAACCCGCTTTTTTCTACGAGCTCTTTGTCTGACACCGACCCTGTaaataattttgacagaaacaTGATCGTTCCATCAGGTGAAATGACAACAAAACCCTTCATTGTATTAGTTGACTTGTAGGTTGAGTAGGTCGCCGACTGAAGGACCAGAGAGCTTGGAACTTCGCATCTCACTTCTGTCGCGTCGATAATGGCTCTTGTTGATGGGTATCGCTCTTTAAAAATGGTTGGCATAGCCTTGTCAACCTTGTCTCTGCTTAGCCAAAGGTCCATCTGGCCAACCTGCAAATAAATAAAGCTGATCCATGTGGTACATATTCTGGATACTCTAGCAATGGACACCCTGAACCTGTAGGCAAGGTCCCTTTCGAAAAGCCCAAGGCGCAACCTGACGAGAACAAGAAAAAGCTGGTCCTTAGCCGTCAGCATGTGCGGCCTCCCTGCATTACTTGATGAACTTGAATAGCTCCTAGACCATACTTTTATATTTTCCACACACTCACCGGGGTTTATCAAACGGAAGAAGCACATGAATGATTCAAAGTTTGAAAGCCCAGTATAGAAACTAATGTCCTCAGGGCTGTCCTTAAAGCATTCGACAGAAAATTGCCTGCTTTTATGCCGATCAAGCTTTTTGTTTTCCATATTAAGTATTTCATACTCTCTTTGAGCTTTATAAAGCACATCTTTTGCTGACTTCACCTCTTTCGTTCTAATTTCCAAGTCGCTCTCCAGTTGTTGTGTACGCACTTGAAGCAGAGAGAGCTGCGTCTCGAGCTCAGGCACTCGCTCTGCATTTGCTTTCGCAGACTTCACCTCTTCGATCCTACCTTCTAAGTCGCTTTCCAGTTGGTGTATGCGCATTTGGAGCACAGAAAGCTGCTTCTCGAGCTCCAACACTCTAACTGCACATGCACAATCACACACTTCGTGGTCTCGGACGTGGGTCGCACTGGCCGGCTTTGAAACACTTGTTGCACACTCTGTGGCATCCATAG
This window contains:
- the LOC135917930 gene encoding uncharacterized protein, which encodes MSACVKFKLGIKFDAKEDNFMCRDAVNNVNALMLSVDEARQLEQTSRQQSQSATWKAARKNRLTASNFGVAVTRENWTEKGLQNLTADREMSRVRAIQYGVSSEAMAVQKYETTLGTFQHNIQTFHCGLIVDPMCPWLGASPDRVVWDPEEPNPHGIVEVKCPYSMKDLEIPSTHGSCLVKDSHGTYRLNRTHHYYYQVLGQMALSGLTWADFVMYAPQFLVVERIRFIESEWQKCKNRLDSFYFSTLLPYLAKTCSTNSGC
- the LOC139060389 gene encoding uncharacterized protein gives rise to the protein MCFFRLINPGECVENIKVWSRSYSSSSSNAGRPHMLTAKDQLFLVLVRLRLGLFERDLAYRFRVSIARVSRICTTWISFIYLQVGQMDLWLSRDKVDKAMPTIFKERYPSTRAIIDATEVRCEVPSSLVLQSATYSTYKSTNTMKGFVVISPDGTIMFLSKLFTGSVSDKELVEKSGFLKLEFEPGDSVMADKGFKVQDLLSAKGVALNIPPFLRRQHFTEEVRQTEDIASLRIHVERRIQRIKAFHIFDRPIPLSIAPIINEIWALCAFLSNLQSPLIAT